Below is a genomic region from Staphylococcus carnosus.
AGAACCGAAACGCATGTGTTTAATCGTTTCAACCATGTCTCCAATATATTCTTTAAATGACATAATATTCCCTCCTAGCAATTTATTTTTTCTTATTAGTATTCATCTATAATATATCATGAATTCCAAAAAATTGATATGATAATGCTATATAGAGGTCGATATAGAGAGGAAGATGACGTATATGGAATTTGAATATCTCGCTGAAGAAACTGAACGTCTAATGATACGCCCTTTACAAAAGTCTGATTATCAACAGTGGCTTAATGGTTTTTGCGGTCGCCTGGAATCTCAATCACCATACGATGAAGGACGATTAGATATGTCGATTTGTACAAAGGGATGGTATGAACAATTAGTAGAGAAGCATCATCAATTTATAAAAAAGGATGAAATATACATATTCGGCATTTTTCGCAAAGCGGATGGTATACATGTCGGTAATTTGGATATTGTGACATTATCACGCAGTCATTTCCAATGGGCGGAATGCGGCTACACAATCCATAACCAATTTTGGCGCAACGGTTACGCTTTTGAAGCATTGACAGCAATGTTGAAAATTGCTGATA
It encodes:
- a CDS encoding GNAT family N-acetyltransferase, which codes for MEFEYLAEETERLMIRPLQKSDYQQWLNGFCGRLESQSPYDEGRLDMSICTKGWYEQLVEKHHQFIKKDEIYIFGIFRKADGIHVGNLDIVTLSRSHFQWAECGYTIHNQFWRNGYAFEALTAMLKIADKRLKYHRIEAHVNIGNQPSAKLLEKAGFKYECTREKFIFENGEWADHLVYAKTLNNLPPLNI